GCCCGTAGTAGAGCCGAACCCGCCCGGCCCGCCGGCGCCACCGACGCCAAACAACCCGCCGGCCCCGCCGGTCCCGCCGGCGCCGCCGACCGCCGTCGTCGTGGCGCCGCCGGGTCCGCCGGCCCCGCCGACGCCGAACAGCCCGGCCGCCCCGCCGTTCCCGCCCGGTAGGCCAGCCGCGCCGGAACCGCCGGCCCCGCCGTTGCCGATCAAGATCCCGCCGGGCCCGCCGGCCGCGCCCGTTCCCGCGGCGCCGTTGGTGCCGTTGCCGATCAGCGGGCGCCCCAACAGCAATTGGGTGGGCGCATTGAGCACGTTGAGCAACTCTTGAATCGGCGAGGCATTGGCGGCCTCGGTGGCCGCATAGGAGCCGGCTCCCGCGGTCAGGGCCTGCACGAACTGTTGATGGAAGGCCGCCGCCTGCGCGTTGAGGCCTTGATATGCCTGGCCATAGGCTCCGAAGAGTGCCGCGATGGCCGCCGATACCTCATCGGCGCCCGCGGCCAGCAACGCCGTCGTGGGCGCGGCCGCGGCCGCACTGGCGGCGCCGATCGTCGAACCGATGTTGGTCAAATCCGCGGCCGCTGCCACCAGCGCTTCCGGCGTCGCGACAACAAACGACATGTGGCACCCCCTGATTCGCCCTGACCCAACAAGGGCATGCCAACCAGCCGGTCCCCTGCCGGCAATCGGCCAGCACGGTCGCATTGTATGGGTACCCGCGGCCGAATAATCCAGGTTTGCCGCGATTACGACAAGTTTGGGACGCAGCACTCTCGTTGCCTTGATTGGGTGCAGGCGCTGGACTACGGCAGCCCGTCCGTACCGTTTAGGCCGAGCAGCAGCCCGCCGACGCCCCCGGTGCCCGCTTTACCAGCGGCGGTGCCGGTCCCGGCGTCGCCGCCGTTGCCGATTAGTCCGGCATTGCCGCCGACTCCGCCGGCTCCGCCTGCGCCGAACAGTCCGCCCGACGCGCCCGCTCCGCCGGCTCCGCCAGTGCCGGGTTGCCCGTTGCCGCCGTCCCCGCCGTCCCCGCCGGCCCCGCCGGCGCCGACGAGAATTCCTCCATGGCCGCCGTCTCCGGCGGCCCCGCCGTTGATGCCGCCGGTTCCGCCGTCCCCGCCATTGCCGCCCGAGCCGAACAGCCCGCCCGCGTCGCCGGCCCCGCCGTGGCCGCCGTCCTGGCCGCCGTTGCCGCCGTCGCCGCCGCTGCCGCTGGAGCTGTACAGCCGGCCGCCGTGGCCGTCGGCCCCTCCGGAGCCGCCGAGGGCATCGTCAGCCTGCCCACCGTCGCCACCGGCGCCGCCGGCGCCGAACAAGCCGCCGGCCCCACCGGCCCCGCCGGTACCCCCACGGCGTGCGCGCTGACGCCGCCGACGCCGCCTTTGCCGCCGGAGCCGAACAGCCCACCCGCGCCGCCAGCCCCGCCGGTCCCGCCGTTGCCGTCCGATGAGCCGCCACCGATGCCGCCGTTGCCGCCGCTGCCGAACAGCCCGCCCGCGCCGCCGGCGCCGCCGTTGCCACCGGGACCGCCCGGCAAGCCGAATCCGCCGAGCCCGCCGGCACCGCCGGTGCCGAATAACCCTGCGGCCCCGCCGTCACCGCCGTCTTGGCCGGGCCCGCCGGATCCGCCGGCCCCGCCGTTGCCGATCAATATTCCGCCGGGTTCGCCGTCTGCCCCCGTCCCTGGCGCACCGTTGGCGCCGTTGCCAATCAGTGGACGTCCGAAAGTGCCTGGGTGGGTGCGTTGACGGCGTTCAACAGGTTCTGCGCGGCATTGGCGGCCTCGGTGCTCGCGTACGAGCCGGCACCCGCGGCCAGGGCCTGCACGAACCGGTCGGGAAACCCTGCCACCTGGGCTGTCATTGTCTGGTAGGCCTCGCCGTACGATCCGAACAGCGCGGCGATGGCGGCCGACACCTCATCCTCGGCGGCGGCCGCCAACGCGGTGGTCGGGGCCGACGCCGCCGCGTTAACCGCGCTGAGCGCCGAATTGATCCTCGCCAAATCGGCGGCCGGGGCCGCCAGCATGTCCGGCGCCGCGACGACGAACGACACCCGATGCCTCCCAATACGTCAGATCAGCACGACGCCCGTATCGCGGGCACGAGCGCAACAGGGCTGCTTGATGCCCGATGTTCGTAGAGCTGCGCGTCCCCGTCGCCACTGGCGCGCCTCGGTCGCCGAAGCGCCGCCGTCGAAAACAACCGGCCAGCAAGCCCGCTGGCTACGCCTTCCCGTTGTTCCCGTTGTTGCCGAGCAGCAGCCCGCCGGTGCCGCCGGTGCCGGCCTTGCCGTTGGCCGCAGCCTTCCCGCCGTTACCGCCGTTACCGCCGTCGCCGACCAGCACGGCGTTGCCACCATTCCCGCCGTTGCCGCCGGTGGTGATCCCATCCCCGCCAGCGCCGCCGTCGCCGCCGCTGCCGAACACCCCGGCCTTGCCGCCGGTACCGCCGATGCCGCCGGTGCCGAGGACTCCCGCGTTGGCGCCGGACCCGCCTGCGCCGCCGGCGCCGCCCGAGCCGACGAGGAAGCCGGCGCTGCCGCCGGCGCCGCCGGCGCCGCCATTCGCTGTGAGGCTTCCGCCGGCGCCGCCGTGCCCGCCGGCGCCGCCGGCGCCGCCGGAACCGAAGAGCAAGCCACCGGCGCCGCCGGCGCCGCCGTTGCCGCCGGTGCTGGTGGCGTCCCCGCCGCTGCCGCCGGCGCCGCCGGAGGCACCGAGGGAGAGTAGGCCGGCGTTACCGCCGGCCCCGCCGGCCCCACCGGTGGTTTGGCCGGTGCCGCCGGAGCCGCCAGTGCCGCCGGCGCCGAACAGCCCGCCGTTCCCGCCGGCCCCGCCGGCGCCGAAGGTGCCGCCGGCACCGCCGGTGCCGCCGGCGCCGAAGAGCAAGCCGTTCCCGCCGGCCCCGCCGTTTCCGCCGGCCCCGCCGGCCCCGCCGGCCCCGCCGTTGGCGAACAGCCCGCCGGTGCCGCCGGCGCCGCCAGCGCCGGCGACGCCGGCGCCACCGGGAGCGGCGCCGTGACCGCCGGTCCCGGCGGCGCCGAAGAAGAAGCCGGCGTTGCCGCCGCGCCCGCCGGCCCCGCCCTTCCCGGCGGGGACGCCAGCGGCGTTCCCGCCGCTGCCGCCGGTGCCGCCTGAGCCGATCAGCAGGGCCGCACCGCCGGCGCCGCCGGCCCCGCCGTTCCCACCCGCCGCGGTGGATATCCCGCCGGTCCCGCCGGTCCCGCCGGTGCCGAACATGATCCCGCCGGCGCCGCCGGCCCCGCCGGCCCCACCGTTAGCCGCGGCGGAGGTCGCGCCGTGCCCGCCGTTGCCGCCGTTGCCGAACAGCCACCCGCCGTCCCCGCCGGCAGCCCCGGTCCCCGGAGTCCCGTTGGCGCCGTTGCCGATCAGCGGGCGCCCGGTAATCGCCTGGACCGGCTGATTCACTATGTCGAGTACGTCCTGCTGCAGGGTGTGCAGTGGTGAGGGGCTGGGGGGAGCGGGCGATCCGTCCGCACCCAACAGCAGCCCGCCGAGGCCGCCGAGGCCGGCCTTGCCCGCGGCCGCGCCTGTCCCACCGCTGCCGCCGTTTCCGCCGTTGCCGATCAGCGTGGCGTCGCCGCCGATCCCGCCGTTGCCGCCGGTGGTGGTGCCGGCGCCGCCGTTACCGCCGTTACCGCCGTTGCCGAACAGCCCGGGCGTGCCACCCGCCCCGCCGTTACCGCCGGTGGGGATGCCGGCGCCGCCGACGCCGCCGGCGCCGCCGGACCCGTTGAGCAGGCCGGCGTTGCCGCCGGCCCCGCCGGCCCCGCCGATGGTGCGGCCGAACCCGCCGGCTCCCCCGGGGCCGCCGGAGCCGAAGAACATGCCGGCGTTGCCGCCGGCCCCGCCGACTCCGCCCGCGGTCTGGCCGGGGTTGAGGCCCTCCCCGCCGGCCCCGCCGGCCCCGCCGGCCGCACCGAGGGCGAAGATGCCGGCGTCGCCGCCGGCCCCGCCGGCCCCGCCGGTGCTGCCTTGGCTCGCCCCGCCGCTGCCGCCGGTGCCGCCGGCGCCGAACATCCCGCCGGCGCCACCGTCACCACCGGCCCCGCCGGTGGGGCCGACCGCCGTGGACAAACCAAACCCGCCGGCCCCACCGGTGCCGCCGGTGCCGAACAGCCCGCCAGTCCCGCCGGCTCCGCCGGCCCCGCCGCTGCCGCCTTGCGCGCCGGCCCCGCCGACCCCGCCGTCGGAGAACAGCCCGCCGGCCCCACCGGTACCGCCAGCCCCG
This is a stretch of genomic DNA from Mycobacterium lacus. It encodes these proteins:
- a CDS encoding PE family protein produces the protein MSFVIVGPEALAAAASDLTSLGSTISAANAAAAARTTGLLAAGADEVSGAVAALFGAYGQGYQALSTQAAAFHQQFVQTLTAGAGSYATAESAAAQPLQSLIDVINAQFVAQTGRPLIGNGTNGAPGTGQNGTPGGWLIGNGGAGGSGTSSTTADGGPGGAGGAAGLFGSGGAGGAGGTTTAAGKAGGAGGAGGNAMLVGAGGAGGAGGSSTDNGGGNGGAGGAGGNAGMLFGAAGTGGAGGFAANSVTPATGGAGGTGGAGGLFSDGGVGGAGAQGGSGGAGGAGGTGGLFGTGGTGGAGGFGLSTAVGPTGGAGGDGGAGGMFGAGGTGGSGGASQGSTGGAGGAGGDAGIFALGAAGGAGGAGGEGLNPGQTAGGVGGAGGNAGMFFGSGGPGGAGGFGRTIGGAGGAGGNAGLLNGSGGAGGVGGAGIPTGGNGGAGGTPGLFGNGGNGGNGGAGTTTGGNGGIGGDATLIGNGGNGGSGGTGAAAGKAGLGGLGGLLLGADGSPAPPSPSPLHTLQQDVLDIVNQPVQAITGRPLIGNGANGTPGTGAAGGDGGWLFGNGGNGGHGATSAAANGGAGGAGGAGGIMFGTGGTGGTGGISTAAGGNGGAGGAGGAALLIGSGGTGGSGGNAAGVPAGKGGAGGRGGNAGFFFGAAGTGGHGAAPGGAGVAGAGGAGGTGGLFANGGAGGAGGAGGNGGAGGNGLLFGAGGTGGAGGTFGAGGAGGNGGLFGAGGTGGSGGTGQTTGGAGGAGGNAGLLSLGASGGAGGSGGDATSTGGNGGAGGAGGLLFGSGGAGGAGGHGGAGGSLTANGGAGGAGGSAGFLVGSGGAGGAGGSGANAGVLGTGGIGGTGGKAGVFGSGGDGGAGGDGITTGGNGGNGGNAVLVGDGGNGGNGGKAAANGKAGTGGTGGLLLGNNGNNGKA